One window of the Lycorma delicatula isolate Av1 chromosome 3, ASM4794821v1, whole genome shotgun sequence genome contains the following:
- the LOC142321242 gene encoding uncharacterized protein LOC142321242, with amino-acid sequence MISIILSDANRSILFHDLVGEIARELNVDIVITTEPNLGTAARHDWLADAVGDVAITNISNRIGWQLHHRGEGILAIILPNFVLVAGYVSPNIGIAEYELYIDEIQRVILQSPKRAVVMGDFNCKARIAGSSYTNRRGQIFTEMMMATDMICLNNDSYTFEARGHRSDIG; translated from the coding sequence ATGATTAGTATAATATTGTCCGATGCCAACAGGAGTATTCTGTTCCATGATTTAGTGGGAGAGATTGCCAGGGAATTGAATGTTGACATCGTGATTACTACTGAGCCGAACTTGGGTACCGCTGCTCGTCATGACTGGCTGGCTGATGCTGTTGGTGATGTCGCTATAACAAACATCAGTAATAGGATCGGATGGCAGTTGCATCATAGAGGAGAGGGGATTTTAGCGATTATTTTGCCGAATTTTGTCCTTGTGGCTGGATACGTGAGTCCTAATATTGGAATTGCTGAGTATGAACTTTACATTGACGAAATACAACGGGTCATCTTACAGTCACCGAAAAGAGCCGTGGTTATGGGTGATTTTAACTGCAAGGCCAGGATTGCTGGTAGTAGTTATACTAACAGAAGAGGACAAATCTTTACAGAAATGATGATGGCGACTGATATGATCTGTCTAAATAACGACTCTTATACATTTGAAGCCAGAGGTCATAGATCTGACATTGGTTGA